One part of the Eucalyptus grandis isolate ANBG69807.140 chromosome 10, ASM1654582v1, whole genome shotgun sequence genome encodes these proteins:
- the LOC104421533 gene encoding LOW QUALITY PROTEIN: copper-transporting ATPase HMA4 (The sequence of the model RefSeq protein was modified relative to this genomic sequence to represent the inferred CDS: deleted 1 base in 1 codon): protein MQPNGKDDLKAPLLRPADGVTASLSTTDHRKDDRVRSVSFKVSDIKCASCAVSIESAVGKLNGVESVSVSPLQGHAAVTYIPELINARKIKECIEEAGFAVSEFPEQDIVVCRLRIKGMACTSCSESVERALSMVDGVKKAVVGLALEEAKVHYDGNITDTNRIIEAIEDAGFGADLITTGNDLNKVHLKLEGVNCPEDAAVIQTTLELAEGVNEVEMDLAGEKVVIAYDPDLTGPRSLIHCIKEASHGSKSYNASLYIAPRRRESEQQEEVRMYRNQFLLSCLFSVPVFIFSMVLPMLHPYGNWLEYKIYNMLSIGMLLRWMLCTPVQFVIGRRFYVGAYHALRRKSTNMDVLVALGTNAAYFYSVYVMIKALISDKFEGQDFFETSSMLISFILLGKYLEIVAKGKTSDALAKLTDLAPDTACLVKLDNDGNVISEEEISTQLIQRNDVFKIIPGSKVPVDGIVITGQSHVNESMITGEATPVGKRPGDKVIGGTMNENGCLLVKATHVGSETALSQIVQLVEAAQLARAPVQKLADQISRFFVPTVVVLAFFTWLGWFILGLIGLYPKWWIPKAMDGFELALQFGISVLVVACPCALGLATPTAVMVATGKGASQGVLIKGGDALEKAHKVKTVVFDKTGTLTIGKPAVVSAVLFSSYSMEEFCDLATAAEVNSEHPIAKAVMEHAKRLRKNFGSSTDHNAEVKDFEVHPGAGVSGKVGEKVVLVGNRKLMQASNVAIGHEVQDYLSENEQMARSCVLVAIDGKIAGAFAVTDPVKPEAGRVISFLHSMGISSIMVTGDNWATAKAISKQVGIQEVFAETDPVGKADRIKDLQMKGMTVAMVGDGINDSPALVAADVGMAIGAGTDVAIEAADIVLIKSNLEDVITAIHLSRKTMSRIRLNYVWALGYNVLGMPIAAGILYPFTGIRLPPWLAGACMAASSLSVVCSSLLLQSYNKPLDVHDARGQNYCPKSA, encoded by the exons atgcaacCAAATGGGAAGGATGACCTCAAGGCGCCTCTGTTGCGACCTGCTGATGGTGTGACCGCCTCTTTGAGCACAACAGATCATAGAAAAGATGACAGAGTACGGAGTGTTTCGTTCAAAGTAAGTGATATCAAGTGCGCATCCTGCGCAGTTTCTATAGAATCAGCTGTTGGAAAGCTTAATGGGGTTGAGAGTGTTTCGGTGTCGCCACTTCAAGGCCATGCTGCAGTGACATATATTCCCGAGCTAATTAAT GCAAGAAAGATTAAGGAGTGCATCGAGGAAGCAGGTTTTGCAGTTTCAGAATTTCCAGAACAAGATATTGTGGTATGTCGTCTTAGAATCAAAGGAATGGCATGCACTAGCTGCTCCGAGTCTGTTGAAAGGGCCCTTTCAATGGTTGATGGAGTGAAAAAAGCTGTGGTTGGTCTAGCTCTAGAAGAAGCAAAGGTCCACTATGATGGAAACATTACCGACACCAACCGCATCATTGAAGCTATAGAAGATGCTGGTTTTGGGGCTGATCTTATCACAACGGGTAATGATCTGAACAAAGTGCATCTGAAACTCGAAGGAGTGAATTGCCCGGAAGATGCAGCTGTTATTCAGACCACCCTTGAGTTGGCTGAAGGTGTGAATGAAGTTGAGATGGATTTGGCAGGAGAAAAGGTTGTTATCGCCTATGACCCAGACCTTACCGGTCCAAGGTCCTTAATACACTGCATAAAGGAAGCTAGCCATGGGTCTAAATCATACAATGCAAGCCTCTATATTGCTCCAAGACGTAGAGAATCTGAGCAACAAGAGGAAGTACGGATGTATAGAAACCAATTCTTGTTGAGCTGCCTCTTTTCAGTTCCAGTTTTCATATTCTCTATGGTACTTCCAATGCTTCATCCTTATGGGAACTGGTTAGAGTATAAGATATACAACATGCTCAGCATTGGGATGCTCCTGAGATGGATGCTTTGCACTCCGGTGCAGTTTGTCATTGGTCGAag GTTTTACGTGGGGGCGTACCACGCATTGAGACGAAAATCAACTAATATGGATGTTCTGGTTGCACTGGGCACCAATGCTGCGTACTTTTATTCTGTATATGTCATGATAAAGGCATTGATTTCCGATAAATTCGAAGGGCAAGACTTTTTTGAAACAAGTTCCATGTTGATATCCTTTATCCTCTTGGGGAAATATTTGGAGATTGTGGCTAAAGGAAAAACCTCAGATGCTTTAGCCAAGTTGACTGATCTGGCACCTGATACAGCTTGTTTGGTTAAGTTGGATAATGATGGGAATGTAATTTCAGAGGAGGAAATTAGCACTCAACTTATTCAAAGGAATGACGTATTCAAGATTATTCCTGGCTCAAAGGTTCCTGTTGATGGGATTGTCATCACTGGCCAAAGCCATGTCAATGAAAGTATGATCACAGGGGAGGCTACGCCAGTTGGTAAAAGACCTGGTGATAAG GTCATTGGTGGAACCATGAATGAGAATGGATGCTTACTAGTGAAGGCCACTCATGTTGGGTCGGAGACAGCACTTTCTCAAATAGTTCAGCTGGTTGAAGCTGCTCAGCTTGCAAGAGCACCTGTTCAGAAACTAGCAGaccaaatttcaagatttttcgtGCCAACA GTTGTTGTGTTGGCATTTTTTACATGGCTGGGATGGTTTATCCTTGGACTAATTGGTCTCTATCCTAAATGGTGGATACCGAAAGCAATGGATGGATTTGAACTTGCTCTGCAGTTTGGTATTTCCGTACTTGTGGTTGCCTGTCCTTGTGCCCTTGGACTAGCAACTCCCACAGCTGTCATGGTTGCCACTGGCAAGGGTGCTTCACAAGGTGTGCTTATCAAAGGTGGAGATGCACTTGAAAAGGCACACAAG GTGAAAACAGTAGTGTTTGATAAGACAGGAACATTGACTATTGGAAAGCCTGCGGTGGTTAGTGCTGTTCTCTTCTCCTCCTACTCAATGGAGGAGTTCTGTGACCTGGCTACGGCTGCAGAG GTGAATAGTGAACACCCAATAGCAAAAGCTGTCATGGAACATGCAAAGAGGCTCCGCAAGAACTTTGGATCCAGCACTGACCATAATGCAGAGGTCAAGGACTTTGAGGTGCACCCAGGAGCTGGGGTGAGTGGAAAAGTGGGAGAAAAAGTTGTTCTAGTCGGCAACAGGAAGCTCATGCAGGCCTCTAATGTGGCTATTGGTCATGAGGTTCAGGACTACCTTTCAGAAAATGAGCAAATGGCTCGTAGTTGTGTGCTTGTTGCCATTGACGGAAAGATTGCTGGGGCTTTTGCGGTAACTGATCCAGTAAAGCCAGAGGCTGGGCGGGTCATATCCTTTCTTCACTCAATGGGCATCTCAAGTATCATGGTGACCGGTGATAACTGGGCCACAGCGAAGGCTATATCAAAGCAAGTCGGTATCCAGGAGGTTTTTGCTGAGACAGACCCTGTAGGAAAGGCTGATAGGATCAAAGATTTGCAG ATGAAAGGGATGACAGTGGCAATGGTGGGAGATGGAATCAACGATTCACCGGCCTTGGTTGCAGCAGACGTCGGCATGGCGATTGGTGCAGGCACCGACGTTGCCATAGAAGCGGCCGACATAGTTCTCATCAAAAGCAACCTGGAGGACGTGATAACTGCTATCCATCTATCCAGGAAGACTATGTCGCGCATCCGACTCAATTACGTGTGGGCCCTCGGCTACAATGTTCTCGGC ATGCCAATCGCCGCCGGCATCCTGTACCCATTCACCGGTATCCGCCTACCGCCTTGGCTTGCCGGTGCCTGCATGGCCGCTTCCTCCCTCAGCGTGGTCTGTTCCTCTTTACTGCTGCAGTCTTACAATAAGCCTTTGGACGTCCACGATGCTCGAGGGCAGAACTATTGCCCCAAATCCGCTTGA